The DNA window TATAATTATGGGATGTAGACTATCGTCGGCAGAGGGCGATGAAACCGCGAAGGCAGGATCGCTGACAGACGTCAATGAAATAATGGCGGACGCGCTCCCGGACCCAGCACCCCCCGCACCGACGGACCCCCGGCTACCGTTAGACGCTAGACAGGTGTTTAAGCTGAAGAAATCATGGAAAGGAATTAAAAGATGCATGGCAGATACAGGGGTGGAGATGTTTATCAGGTAAGCATTCCATTGATATATCGACATTTTTTGCATGCATTCATGCGCGTGTGCAAGGAGGAGAAAAAGTTGTGTAACCGCAACACGCGTTTTAATTCACTGATAtaacaacaaaatgaaaatgattcaAGGTTGAACACTCCATATTTTCGTTTGATCGATCCAAGGAGAAAAACCAAAACATGCTCCTCTGCTTTTACACTTGTTAAGCCTGGCTTGTTAAACCGTTGAATGATGTCTTAATTGTTATCACTGGAATGATAAGTGAAACAGCTTCAAAGCCCCTCTCTTTTCCAAATGGCACAGATGGAAACAAAAGCGTCTGTTCTATTAATCAGGTTCTCTCTACCTTTACTTTCAAGATCTTTAAGCATGCATGACTAGGTTATTCAGACTGAAGCTAAAGAATATAGATTTAAGCATCCTCCAATCTTGAGCTGAGATAAATCCAATTTGGCAGGCTGGCCAGGCAACATCGGACATGGGCTGTCATTTTCATTAAACGTGTACCAACAGCCAGTCTTGCTTATGTCAGTTTGATGTTGGAAAGTCGTCTGAAATTCGTGTGAAGTCATCTGCAAAAGCAACCATCTCGAGCCGGAAGTCGGGGTTCAGACGAACTGAATGTGCGAATGACTGTCAAAGAGACGTTTCATGTTAGTTATGAACTGCTTgcaagttttaaaatcaaagcaTGTGTCATTACTTCCTGTTCATGAATTCTGTATATTTACTTGCTTCCTTTATCtggacatgccagtttaacacccccccccccctttaccaccaaattttgtttataaagttTATATAATCTAAATCAATGtagtaaaaaaaagattaaatcgATAATGTTTTGTAAGGTTAAAAAATTAGTGGAAACATaataatttgacctttttttgTTAAAACCAAAGGAAACATCTCTCTTTTCAAAGTACTGTCGAACTCATCGCCTATAGTCAATCTATACCGACCGAGTCAAAGCCTTCTTATTCTTGTAAGACCAGTCAGACTACTACTCCCAATTACAAGCAGATAAAGAGCTAGACTTCTTAATGCGAAAAGCTTTACGCTACAGCGAATATGACCACTTACTGGCCGTACatgcatttgcaatcactaaGCTTATTAGTAAACGACAGTTATTGCGAAGTTCTCGCCGCCATGCCAGTAAGTTGATGTAGAATGGCTTTCGAAAATTTGGTATTGTCATTTGATTAACACTTCATAGTCATTGTGTATAATGAGACGGTTGTCTCTTGAGATGTCAGTTATCATTTTATGGTGCCTCTCTATGGTAAAGTTATTTCTCTTTCTCATACGTATATTTAATATGTTTCTCAGAAAGCTAGGAAAGAAATATCGCCTGTAATATAGCAGTGGGCTTTGACGTTATTGATTTTATACCgctaaaaatcatatttcatatcttggtaatatcatatatatctaCTTAAAATGTATcaactaaaatatttaaaaacaaatctggCTTCCCTTAAATCAATTGATCGATCGTACAAAATGTGTCTAAATATCAAatgacttaataaaaaaattgctttttgtCATCATTTGGTTCGtgtatcaaattttaatgtTCGAAACATTCGTCCGTATAGTACGCTATTCCAGTATTCCCTTGAAATCAGGCATTATATACTGGTGTCCATTTAATCGCTGTAGTGAGGAACCAAGGGTGGTAGAACGCGGCACCTTCTCCCTTTAAAAGCTGTCCCTTTGGCAGTTGGCAACCAATCGATATGCATTGGGGATGTAAGTTATAACGCAAGGACAAAGCCCTTGTGAGATTTAGCCAAGATGACACATTTAAGTCTTGTCGTTTCTACGTCTGTCAAAACACTGCCAATTCTCTAAGCCATCCACATCGACTATTTTGTTCTTAAATTAAAGGCGTTTTTCATAATAACACTACACGCAAATGTATTATACACATaccacatttttttcaaagtttgttAAACGCATTCAATATGTGCACGCTTGTAATTACCGTGCCAGCAATAAagtattgaatattttaaaatattgcgaTTTTATGTTGACAGAATTGAATATAGATTAATGGAACTTCCGTCCGTAGCCTCGTAAATGAAGGCTGAATGGTGCTTGATTAAGGATAGATTATGTTCTGATGTAGGGGACGTGAATAATGTGGCAGTCGTGGTTCATATTGccatagaaaatattcatagATAATATCCATGAACATGTCAATTCGGTGTTTAAGGAATCAATACCATTTCTCTTCTTGGCGACTGcaagtatttttttcacaatagaTTATATTGGTGTGTTATATTTTGGTCGTAGGTCAGCTGATTTTTCAGTTAGTGATAtataaagattttgttttatgCGTATAATGCATAATGTATGCAAGATCGTGCTGTACAGTATATACAAACATAACGAACCTGATAGGAGAAACAACAAAGCAGGTTAAACTTCTTAAATTACACGTACATTCATGCATAATGTACGAGGTGTGGTAGAAATACGTTGTATCAACAATGAACGAGTTCCCATTTGATACTTTTATGTGGTGTCCTTCGCTATTGCCTCTGTAGAAAGACTAATATGATTACCTTATCAGACGTTTGCAATGGTACGTATGTGGGGTGGTTCACTAATTGCTTTATGGTGTATCTGGCTTGTCGACTTATAATCATGGTGCTGAGTTTTGGCTGCAGAGTTCAATGATATCATGTCCACTGGCACCAGATGTTTTAAActcttaatgaaaaaaaaaatcattgaaaagaAACGTTTAAAACGGCAGATGCCTgtgttcatgttttaaaattggatGTTTGTTGTGGTGAATGTTGGGATATGAGTGTGGCGTCCGTTTTAATTATGTACCCTTCTTCTTATTGCATATGTGCATTTTACgtgtatttaatttaatttgctTTTTTCACCAAACGTATTGATAACTAGTATACTCCAACAATTTATACATCTGGAGTATTTGTTTAGATTCCGTGTCTATTTTCGCTCACCATGCGAAGCAATGCACATTGATGTAAAGCTCTCAAATGACCCTTTCGGAGCtctttcatttgaaaatttacaaaaatgtctgttaaaatcaaaacaaacacaCCAGCTGGATGCATTGTTGGAACAAGTCGAATCCATTTCGTGAAatgcacataaaataaaatgcagaAACGATGTTTAAGCCAAAGCACGAACGAGGACGAGGCAGACAATTATTCAGATTTTGATTGCGACAATGCTCAAATGTGAGGAGCGGTTTTCCAGACATGAATTGTGAAGACGTCAAACTTAATATCAAGCCGAGCTAAATATCAGCCGGAAGTTTTGTCCGACAGGACCAAATACCGGATGTCGACACATACCAAAGACCGGAAGTCGTTGATGGAATGCCCTTTCCTTTACTGTGATCGCTCCAAACACTTTTATGAAAGAgtgtcattttatttgttttccgGATAAcgattattcattatttttttcttattaattattttcaaatttttctcaaAGTCTCATTTTGATCCGTtggttcttttttttcaaatcattagacttaattagaatttacacCTAGTAGATAGCAATGACGTTgatctttaatttcttttgatccTTTGTATTTtccaaagatattttaaaatcctaATTTGAAAGAGTTTAACAGTCAGATTTCATtgtgttattgtatttttagcatcgatttttttttcataaatggtTCATAGCTACACATGTAGTTAAGTTTAATTAATTAGACACACTTGCATGTAAGCATGTCATGTGTTTCATTGTACTCAATAGAGTCCTTGAATTCCATTTTTCAGTTCAAGCTTTGAAAATAAAGCACTCtcgaaaaaatataaaagatgatCGACCTAAAACTGGTACCTAAGAATATTTCAGATTATAGAGAAGTTTCAAAGATAATTGTTAGATTTTGCTTGAGACAATTTCATTCTCTTTTCTACTTGTTTGCAATTAATAGTTCGTTAATAAGTTATAACTCATACGGTTTTTAACTAATCAGACGACAAGCCTAAGTTTTTGTGTTCAATCTGATGCTGATTGTTCGCCAATGTTTGGAAAGACTAAAAAGgaattattcattgaaaaaattggCATCCGTTTGGAATGTGGAATATAGCACCCAATCAATACAGGGTTTGGGTTTTCAAATCGAAGGGACTTAAATGAGTCAACGTCGCGGCAGCGCTTTTCCATATTTTCCTGCACTATTGATCCGCCTTAATCTAACAATTTGTACCGAGATAAGTTTTTGACAGATGGCGCAAGAGGCcgatataaataaaacaatcaatgttttaaaaacatttgttaGCTAAGCAAAAGATTTTGGTGTTCGTTTGATGGTGAATCTAGCCCGATTTTAATCACGTGGACTTTTGCAGACGACAAAAAATATCTCTATTCCCTTAGGGAATAAGTAATCAGTAGAGTGGTTTTTATTTTACGGACATGTACTCGTTAATTGAAATTCGACACCATGTAAGTGATGCTTCGATCCTTAATCAACATTATTTAGCAATAATCTCAAAAGAAAAAGACCAAAGTTTCTCAAACAAAAAAACGGGCGATGGAATTTGCAATCGATAAAGAGTACTGAAAAGCAACGAGGGTTTTTTTCCTCTTCTACTTCTTCAATGTTTTAATCTATAGAGCTTGATGCTTGCTATAAAATCCATCTGTTACGGGATGTTTGCTCAGATGAGAGATTATGAGATCTACACCTAGGAatcgaaaaaaattaataattgaaGGGCTTTTAACGGAAGTTTACTCAGAGATACCGGTAGTTATTGTACAACAAATTGATTTTCCTTCtggttttaaaagatttctacATTTTTAGACATGTTTGATATTTCAAAGAAGTCGAAAACACGACTGTGAAGCAATAATAATAGCACGGATACCACGAcaccactttaaaaaaaataaaattcaagctGTTAAAATTTAATCATGTTCTGAGCCtgtcttttttgttttattaagcaATGTATTTAATATACCCATACTTGGAATACAATCtgaatttaatattgtttcGTGATATGTCGCGTTTTTAAATCACATGTACATATGCCTGACAATACACTATGGAATACCCCCTTTcgcaaaaatgaatatttacacAATATTCTATCGATCCATACAATGATAGTTTACTGAAATGTCACAAGGAGAGCACTGCTTTCTTTATCACTCCCTATAGCTCTTCTATCACATGTTTTGCTGTTATTTTCTTAGTAACTGTTTAGAACAAGATGTTCtgatattcaaaacaaaactgtTTCACTCAATCCACACTTTTCCACAAATGGAATAAAATGTTATTCCTTGTTAATGCATTTATCATATTTGATTTACACCATTCGtgattttataatatgattAGCCTTATTACGGTCGATACGTGTATTCTGTGGCTGTGAGTAACACACGTTCGTAGCACctgttgaaacaaaaaaatcaaaaaaaaaaaaaaacccacaacaaaTCAGTGCTTAATTGAATAAAGTTTAATGTAAAGCTTGAAGTTTGAAACTGTAGACAGAGACAAATGTCATTTCTGGATTTTGAATTTAcagggtgggtgtaaataccaAATTTACAAGATGACAACTGTTATCATgttgttaattttgtatttacacccactcagtaaattcaaaatttacaacatgacacaaaTATCAGAAATGAATGTTGTACGGctaaatttaattcaaacaatCAATAACATTCAATAACAATTATAACACACATGTGATTTAGACACATTTGTAAATACAAGTGAAAAAAAGACAGGCCTACACATGACAGAAATTGAAACAAGATCGAGCGAACGCTTacctacaaaatattttcccgCGTTTGACCgaaaatatgtgaaaaatcaaaataattagaCTTGATATGAAGTTGTATAGTTCATTTAAaaggaaaatgaaatttataaaaaaaataaatatgcgCCACAAAAACGAGCCTTTGCTTTTCTTACTCAATTTGATATTGAATATCCGATTCCTTCATGCATTCTTACATAGATTCTTTCGCTATTTTAGCTGAAAACATATTATTTCTCGATTCGGAAACATATTTTTCGAATTTGGTTTCTTGTATACAGAAAGTTAAACTCGGGGAAAGTTTCCTCGTAAAatgcacgtacatgtacatctacgAAAGCCCAGAAGGGATTCAAAATTCGAAATTCAATATCCCCAGTGAGTGTTCTGGGCTTTTATAGATACAATGTatcattgaaatcggtttgcTTTGTGAAACTTGATTGGTGAATCAGATTGCTTATATGACTTATGTTATGGATCAAAGTAGCAATTTAAAGACAAGGGATTGCCCAACAAGAGAtttttgtacatatacatgtaatggtcCTTTCAGcgtccattttttaaatttttaaacaagccAAGAATCCAAAAGCAATAGATTGTGGAAGCTTTTTTGATTGGAGAGTGTATATCTAAGATTGTGTGTCCTTGGTTCAGGAAACGAGCGAATGATTGGAtaatgcaaaaagaaaaaatagaaactTGTCAATACTAGGAAACGACCTTTCAATTCGAGGACACAATTACAATGTAAGTTAACATTTGAGCAAATTCGTGACCACGCCTCTTGAATAAGAGCTAGATACAGATTTTTGCgtggaatctttttttttagaagttCCGTTATTTTAGCTGGTGGAAAAGTAAGACTGATTCATCGATTAATGCCATATTTGGATGCGTTATGATTACgttttgtatacatatatatgtaagtcGACACATTTCCAACTGTTTCTGAACGTCTTTCGCTTTGGCATATAACTGTTTCTTTATCTATAAAATACTTCTCTCTGTTCGGTTATTCAATTAAAATACAACAGCCTACGTCATTCAATAAGATTCCTTAACAACCACAGGCGTAATTTGTTTTCTTGTCTAGATATTCAATAATGTCAATCTTCGGTAATGACTACTGTGTACTAAGAACACACGTGGTGTGATGTTTCATTTTGGATGAAAATGACATaagcattaaataaaatagataaaacagGTTGTAATTGTACCTCAGGCAGGTTGAGCAAGAGGTTATTGCTAACCTCTTAATTAGAGACTATGTTTATTATGTAATAAGGCAAACATTTGCGATGAGTGTTACGAAATTGTAgaatgtttgaaataaaaactattGTAAAAGACCAAATGTTTTATAGTTTTTtgaactcatttaaactcttagGTGTAATGTTTGAGAAATCTACGTGCATTTATTACAAATATGTTCTATTCTTTGTGTTCCCCTTAATTGTTTTTCCATCTACTCCTTTATGTTTTCCGTCTACTCCTTTATGTCCAGCTGCTACATGTATGCATACATGTCTTCCAATACCATTCATGCAGGGGAATGATTCGTAAATTTAACCATCAAAAACTAAACTCGGTGTCAAATGCataacatgaaaataattaagatatataaCTTATGATGATTCTTTTGCAGAATGTTTAGAGCAAATGAAGACATTAGAACTATGTTTGTGCGGTTTCGCCATCTAAAGACTGAGGACGAAATTCGTGTTAGTGAACTTGTGGAAAAACATGCTATTTCTGTGATGGGAACTCTCGATGAACTCATTTCTAACATTGATAATGTGGACTATGTGTTCGATGTGCTCAAAGCCACTGGACAAAGTCATATGAAATTCCCTGGTTTTCGAACAGAACTAATATGGGTAGGTGTcagaatttcatatttaaagttGTGTCTGTAGTATACCGGTATTAGACTAATTATCCAGATTTTGAATTGATCATATATGGAAAGCAATATGCATATTTGCAAAGTTCGAAAACTTcaccatttaaaatttgataaaaatgtatactGACTAGGTGACCATGTTTTtctattaaagggacttggacacgattttagatcaaaattttctttttcttttttttatatataaaatggtttactcggtaattttgaatgattaaccaaaatttgaatgttaaaagtcaagttataagagagatgCAGATGAAAGAAATCATTGATACGTAAAAAAAAAGCT is part of the Crassostrea angulata isolate pt1a10 chromosome 3, ASM2561291v2, whole genome shotgun sequence genome and encodes:
- the LOC128177362 gene encoding myoglobin-like, with product MGCRLSSAEGDETAKAGSLTDVNEIMADALPDPAPPAPTDPRLPLDARQVFKLKKSWKGIKRCMADTGVEMFIRMFRANEDIRTMFVRFRHLKTEDEIRVSELVEKHAISVMGTLDELISNIDNVDYVFDVLKATGQSHMKFPGFRTELIWDMEKPFLEAVKITLGDRYSDNMDTIYRITIKFILDSVIKSSTAPTNNSVS